Proteins found in one Bacillota bacterium genomic segment:
- a CDS encoding SH3 domain-containing protein, which translates to MKRLFSKLSAILLVFAIILSVANFSAEVHAATATSAAGIVNIGYGSLNVRSSASSSSAIVAKLAKGSYVTLISKTGNWWKVEYAGGSYGYVSADFITKVSGTTASVGLSSGYLNVRSGAGASYPVTAQLPSGRTVITLSSGSGWSRILYNGTNVGYVSSQYLRAVMAWPVPASSRINQYFVSGSHLGIDIGSSVPGVTGDTVVAAYGGTVVYSGALNGYGYVVYINSYYNGQYIQTRYAHLKTTPSVSVGSVVGIGQTIGYMGNSGESTGAHTHFEVRIRSSSGNCIANSESTPVNPLNYVRY; encoded by the coding sequence ATGAAAAGATTATTCTCAAAACTTTCGGCAATACTCTTGGTATTTGCCATAATTTTATCTGTTGCAAATTTTTCAGCGGAGGTACATGCTGCCACTGCAACGTCAGCCGCCGGAATCGTTAATATTGGTTACGGTTCTTTAAATGTTCGGTCTTCGGCAAGTTCAAGCTCGGCTATTGTCGCAAAGCTTGCGAAGGGTTCTTATGTAACGCTGATTTCTAAGACGGGAAACTGGTGGAAAGTTGAGTATGCTGGAGGCAGTTATGGGTATGTTTCCGCAGACTTTATTACTAAAGTATCAGGGACTACAGCTTCGGTAGGCTTATCATCCGGATATCTTAATGTAAGATCTGGCGCGGGAGCATCCTACCCCGTTACAGCACAGCTTCCCTCGGGGAGAACAGTTATCACTCTTTCCTCCGGAAGCGGTTGGAGCAGAATACTTTACAATGGAACTAATGTGGGTTATGTGAGTTCTCAGTATCTTCGTGCAGTAATGGCATGGCCTGTTCCTGCAAGTTCAAGGATAAATCAATATTTTGTTAGCGGTAGTCATCTTGGCATTGACATCGGCTCGTCTGTTCCGGGTGTAACCGGCGATACAGTTGTTGCAGCTTACGGTGGAACGGTGGTATACTCAGGGGCGCTCAACGGTTATGGTTACGTTGTCTATATCAATTCATATTACAATGGACAATATATACAGACAAGATACGCTCACCTTAAAACTACTCCGTCGGTAAGTGTAGGCTCTGTGGTTGGAATCGGACAGACAATTGGCTATATGGGTAATTCAGGAGAGTCGACCGGCGCTCACACTCATTTTGAAGTTCGAATAAGATCCTCAAGTGGAAATTGTATTGCTAATTCAGAAAGTACACCTGTAAATCCATTAAATTATGTACGATATTAA
- a CDS encoding flavodoxin domain-containing protein → MKTIVIYKSKTGYTQKYAGWIAEELSADIREASKIDAEFLCEYDVIIFGGSLHAVGINGIKVITDNFEKLKGKKLIVFATGVSPLKDEALSEIKYKNFTGEELKVIKLYYLRGGFNFKALPLSDKILMLMLKAKIRMKKKENLTADEKGMLAIFNKPIDYTKRENINSILEYARNID, encoded by the coding sequence ATGAAAACTATAGTAATTTACAAATCAAAAACTGGATATACCCAAAAATACGCAGGCTGGATTGCTGAGGAGTTATCTGCAGACATTAGAGAAGCCTCGAAAATCGATGCGGAATTTTTATGTGAGTATGACGTTATAATATTTGGCGGCAGCCTGCATGCAGTAGGGATAAACGGCATTAAAGTAATAACCGATAACTTTGAAAAGTTAAAAGGTAAAAAATTAATTGTTTTTGCAACGGGAGTTTCACCATTAAAAGATGAAGCATTAAGCGAAATTAAATATAAAAACTTTACTGGAGAAGAACTTAAAGTAATAAAACTTTATTATCTAAGAGGCGGGTTTAATTTTAAAGCGCTTCCTCTATCTGATAAAATACTTATGCTAATGCTAAAAGCCAAAATTAGAATGAAGAAAAAAGAGAATTTAACTGCAGATGAAAAAGGAATGCTTGCCATTTTTAATAAGCCTATAGATTATACTAAAAGGGAAAATATCAACAGTATTTTGGAATATGCAAGGAATATTGATTAA